The following are encoded together in the Mammaliicoccus vitulinus genome:
- a CDS encoding ABC transporter permease, translating to MNKFWPTFNLTYMQKVKSKSFIIMTAIFMIFIFALSNVDKIIDLFDNSSKTVAIQTDNDMIYNVLEKQYKQSDDIKKVEKVSLEKGKKGVKDKKYKRLIQVNVKGEKVDGTIYEKGSVSESEKMRLQSTLSQMQSSLTAQKLNLSEDDLKTLNTPSDVKTEEIKSSDEKQTSDINPKVQALNTAVVYIIIFLSFFIAINYANQIGSEIATEKTTRVIEMIITSVKPSIHVSAKILAIIAVAFTQIFFIILAIVISIFAFDLKGLFESAGVEYGPETTRIIIYGAVYLILGVISYISLAAILGALTSRIEDLAQSMMPVTFVSLGAFYIAIFSISNPDTMLVKVTSFIPLLSPMVMLLRTTSETTPEWHLILGIVISVITSIVLLVFAAKTYRGSVLTYEKGIIKNLKNALNITK from the coding sequence ATGAATAAATTTTGGCCAACTTTTAATTTAACGTATATGCAAAAAGTAAAGAGTAAGTCGTTTATTATTATGACAGCTATTTTTATGATTTTTATTTTTGCATTAAGCAATGTTGATAAAATTATTGATTTATTTGATAACAGTAGTAAAACAGTCGCGATACAAACAGATAACGACATGATTTACAACGTGTTAGAGAAACAATATAAACAAAGTGATGATATTAAAAAAGTCGAAAAAGTCTCACTGGAAAAAGGTAAAAAGGGCGTTAAAGATAAAAAATATAAACGCCTCATTCAAGTTAATGTGAAAGGTGAAAAAGTAGACGGTACAATCTACGAAAAGGGTAGTGTTAGTGAAAGCGAGAAGATGAGGTTACAATCAACGCTTAGCCAAATGCAATCATCATTAACAGCACAAAAATTAAACTTATCAGAAGACGATTTAAAAACATTAAATACGCCGAGTGACGTAAAAACAGAAGAAATTAAATCTAGTGATGAAAAGCAAACGAGTGATATTAACCCGAAAGTTCAAGCTTTAAATACTGCGGTCGTTTATATCATTATCTTCTTATCATTCTTCATAGCGATCAATTATGCTAACCAAATTGGTTCCGAGATTGCGACTGAAAAGACGACTCGTGTGATTGAAATGATCATAACAAGTGTGAAGCCGTCAATACATGTTTCAGCTAAAATATTAGCGATTATAGCTGTCGCATTTACTCAAATCTTCTTTATCATTCTCGCGATTGTGATTAGTATCTTTGCATTTGATTTAAAAGGTCTATTCGAATCAGCTGGTGTAGAGTATGGCCCTGAGACGACGAGAATCATCATTTACGGTGCAGTATACTTAATTTTAGGGGTTATATCCTATATTTCATTAGCGGCTATTCTAGGGGCCTTAACGAGCCGTATAGAAGATCTTGCTCAATCTATGATGCCCGTAACATTTGTATCATTAGGTGCATTTTATATTGCGATATTTAGTATTTCTAATCCTGATACAATGCTTGTTAAAGTGACGAGCTTTATTCCATTGTTGTCGCCAATGGTTATGTTATTGAGAACAACTTCAGAAACAACGCCTGAGTGGCATTTAATTTTAGGGATCGTTATATCAGTTATTACGAGCATCGTGTTACTTGTATTTGCTGCTAAAACTTATCGCGGTAGTGTGCTTACGTATGAAAAAGGTATCATTAAAAATTTAAAAAACGCATTAAATATTACTAAATAA
- a CDS encoding DsbA family protein, giving the protein MANKNSNSNIMFLMIAIVVVVVGIVLLVVFGGSGSDNKEESLFDRTVKATDLSKDTKDNPTHKKDKAKVQIIEFGDFKCPACKAFETNYMDQIEKDYIDKDKVEYRFVNAPFHGEGSELGGASAHAVYKIAPDAYWDYHRALFEAQPDDHNAETDDEWLDLKVVKKAIDGLDINQSKKDQIMKLVKDRNSESYKQMKNDSDLTNKYDIDITPTVIVDGKVLADPMDYDKVSKAIDQAIEKKNK; this is encoded by the coding sequence ATGGCGAATAAAAATAGTAATAGTAATATAATGTTTCTGATGATAGCAATAGTTGTTGTTGTCGTAGGTATCGTATTACTAGTTGTGTTTGGTGGAAGCGGAAGTGACAACAAAGAAGAAAGTCTATTTGATAGAACTGTTAAAGCAACAGATTTATCCAAAGATACAAAAGATAATCCAACACATAAAAAAGATAAAGCTAAAGTTCAAATCATAGAATTTGGGGATTTTAAATGTCCAGCATGTAAAGCATTCGAAACAAATTACATGGATCAAATTGAAAAAGATTATATCGACAAAGATAAAGTTGAATATAGATTCGTTAATGCACCATTCCACGGTGAAGGTTCTGAATTAGGGGGCGCTTCTGCGCACGCTGTGTATAAAATAGCACCAGATGCGTATTGGGATTATCATAGAGCATTATTTGAAGCACAACCAGATGATCATAATGCTGAAACGGATGACGAATGGTTAGATTTAAAAGTAGTGAAAAAAGCAATAGACGGTTTAGATATCAATCAATCTAAAAAAGATCAAATTATGAAATTAGTGAAAGATAGAAATTCAGAATCATATAAACAAATGAAAAACGATTCTGATTTAACGAATAAATATGACATAGACATAACACCAACAGTAATTGTAGATGGTAAAGTGTTAGCAGATCCAATGGATTACGACAAAGTATCCAAAGCAATCGATCAAGCAATCGAAAAGAAAAATAAATAA
- a CDS encoding disulfide oxidoreductase yields the protein MKQQYALFISWVIALVAMLGSLYFSEIQGFVPCTLCWYQRICMYPLVIILGIGSFQNDGNVKKIALPFSIIGLLISTWHYLEQKVPWFAEIKPCTQGVPCSSEYINGLGFITIPFLAGIAFLSISLILIFSKKDKEILK from the coding sequence TTGAAGCAACAATATGCACTATTTATTTCCTGGGTAATAGCTTTAGTTGCTATGTTAGGTAGCTTATATTTTAGTGAAATACAAGGATTTGTACCATGCACATTATGTTGGTATCAAAGAATATGTATGTATCCTTTAGTAATCATATTAGGTATTGGCTCATTCCAAAATGATGGTAACGTTAAAAAAATAGCACTACCATTTTCAATAATCGGGCTGTTAATATCAACGTGGCACTATTTAGAACAAAAAGTACCATGGTTTGCTGAAATCAAACCATGTACACAAGGCGTGCCATGTTCATCAGAATATATCAATGGACTTGGATTTATAACGATACCATTTTTAGCGGGAATAGCATTCCTGTCAATTAGCTTAATATTAATATTCTCAAAAAAAGA